A single genomic interval of Longimicrobium sp. harbors:
- the abc-f gene encoding ribosomal protection-like ABC-F family protein — protein MISVTNLEKSFGDRVLFAGAAFQLNPGERYGIVGANGCGKTTLLNILSGDGEPSKGSVSIPKQARLGVLRQDQFLYEDQEVLAVALMGHPELWDAMVAKEALLAQAHIHFDADRFSELEETVQRLDGYTAEARAATILEGLGLPAEVHRQPLSTLSGGFKLRVLLAQVLAGSPDVLLLDEPTNHLDILSIRWLEKFLQDFEGPVAVISHDHRFLDNISTYILDVDYQTVTMYRGNYSDFLVQKVEDRERKEKEIEGRQKEIAHHQKFVDKFKAKASKARQAQSKLKMIERKVDELEELPGSSRRYPKFRFVPRRESGKQVLKISGIKKAFGDKEVLPGVNLLVNKGDRLVIMGPNGIGKSTLLKIVMGDLPPDEGAVEWGYEAHRGYFAQDHHEQLDGDEQTAEQWLWNYCPGKDRGFVRGHLGMMLFSGDDGEKRLSALSGGEAARLVFSRLALEQPNVLVLDEPTNHLDLESIEALVAALQGYEGTLILVSHDRWFVSQLATRVVEISPSGIRDYLGTYQEYVHACGDDHLDADTVVLKARREDKKGKKRELVEA, from the coding sequence ATGATCTCCGTAACCAATCTCGAAAAGTCCTTCGGCGACCGTGTGCTGTTCGCCGGTGCAGCCTTTCAGCTGAACCCGGGCGAGCGCTACGGCATCGTGGGCGCCAACGGGTGCGGCAAGACCACGCTGCTCAACATTCTCAGCGGCGACGGCGAGCCCAGCAAGGGCAGCGTCTCCATCCCCAAGCAGGCCCGGCTGGGGGTGCTTCGCCAGGACCAGTTCCTGTACGAGGACCAGGAGGTGCTGGCGGTGGCGCTGATGGGGCACCCGGAGCTGTGGGACGCCATGGTGGCCAAGGAAGCGCTGCTGGCCCAGGCGCACATCCACTTCGACGCCGACCGCTTCAGCGAGCTGGAAGAAACGGTGCAGCGGCTGGACGGCTACACCGCCGAGGCGCGCGCGGCCACCATCCTGGAGGGGCTGGGCCTGCCGGCCGAGGTGCACCGGCAGCCCCTGTCCACGCTCTCCGGCGGCTTCAAGCTGCGCGTGCTGCTGGCCCAGGTGCTGGCCGGCTCGCCCGACGTGCTGCTGTTGGACGAGCCTACGAACCACCTGGACATCCTTTCCATCCGCTGGCTGGAGAAGTTTCTCCAGGACTTCGAGGGGCCCGTGGCGGTGATCAGCCACGACCACCGCTTTTTGGACAACATCTCCACCTACATCCTGGACGTCGACTACCAGACGGTGACGATGTACCGGGGCAACTACAGCGACTTCCTGGTGCAGAAGGTGGAAGACCGCGAGCGGAAGGAAAAGGAGATCGAAGGGCGGCAGAAGGAGATCGCGCACCACCAGAAGTTCGTCGACAAGTTCAAGGCCAAGGCCAGCAAGGCGCGCCAGGCCCAGAGCAAGCTCAAGATGATCGAGCGCAAGGTCGACGAGCTCGAGGAGCTTCCCGGCAGCTCGCGGCGCTACCCCAAGTTCCGCTTCGTGCCGCGCCGCGAAAGCGGCAAGCAGGTGCTGAAGATTTCGGGGATCAAGAAGGCGTTCGGCGACAAGGAGGTGCTCCCCGGCGTGAACCTGCTGGTGAACAAGGGCGACCGCCTGGTGATCATGGGGCCCAACGGCATCGGCAAGTCCACGCTGCTCAAGATCGTCATGGGCGACCTGCCCCCCGACGAGGGCGCCGTGGAGTGGGGCTACGAGGCGCACCGCGGCTACTTTGCGCAGGACCACCACGAGCAGCTGGACGGCGACGAGCAGACGGCCGAGCAGTGGCTGTGGAACTACTGCCCCGGCAAGGACCGCGGTTTCGTGCGCGGCCACCTGGGGATGATGCTGTTCTCGGGCGACGACGGCGAGAAGCGCCTCTCCGCGCTGTCCGGCGGCGAGGCGGCGCGGCTGGTGTTCAGCCGCCTGGCGCTGGAGCAGCCCAACGTGCTGGTGCTCGACGAGCCGACGAACCACCTGGACCTGGAGTCCATCGAGGCGCTGGTGGCGGCGCTGCAGGGGTACGAGGGCACGCTGATCCTGGTGTCGCACGACCGCTGGTTCGTCAGCCAGCTGGCCACGCGCGTGGTGGAGATCAGCCCCAGCGGCATCCGCGACTACCTGGGCACCTACCAGGAATACGTCCACGCCTGCGGCGACGACCACCTGGACGCCGACACCGTCGTCCTCAAGGCCAGGCGCGAGGACAAGAAGGGCAAGAAGCGCGAGCTCGTGGAGGCCTGA
- a CDS encoding glycosyltransferase — protein MTARAAVGIAVHAEPARFRATLDAVRATVPASTGIVAVPDHPDGETEMAVRGAGVRVLPAPESPGGAACFNRLLGGTDADVCVLLESGCIPADGWLERLLDGLAADPRNGLAGPSTNRSWNAQGAEPACGPSSQAIASAGRRLAQRHGGDTRTLEPLYSLADFCYAVRREVWDALGAADEGFGAGPCWEMEYNARAARAGWRGVWVPAAFIWRAPFTARRARDDRRLFDASRRRYQDRLCGLRLRGDAARYETHCRGDACEHFAPAALVQIRIDPSPVPVVADERPATAPPSPASAIVRSPAPPTSSSGGVGAPMVSCIMPTAGRPEFALQAIGYFLAQDYPRRELVILDDAGSGLAERLPDDPRIRYEALPAGRSIGAKRNWGVQMARGEIIAQWDDDDWYAPGRLSAQAAPILAGDADVTALRAEVFFDLERWEFWSCTDLLHRRLFVHDVHGGTLAYRRSVWGTKATYPAASLAEDAAFLSRAVRGGARLKRIDTPGLFVYLRHGANAWKFACGKHVDASGWRRIGEPPHLGEARAFYLARSPAAPGRGPSPVVRVDRRDPPGRDSREECDGVPLVSCMMVTADRRRFVPHAIDHFLRQTWPARELVIVDDGADSVEDLVPADPRIRYLRTARSPTLGAKRNLACSLARGSLLAHWDDDDWMADTRIEAQVSALQRVDAEVCGLSTVRYFEPVEGRAWEFRWADRSRRWVGGNTLLYRRAAWERRPFPEVNEGEDTRWVWALPSVVSVADPSIFAALVHAGNTSRKQTRGANWHPIPLDVIRTAMGADWSRYAASHESRRLVPA, from the coding sequence GTGACCGCGCGCGCGGCGGTCGGCATCGCCGTCCACGCCGAGCCGGCGCGGTTTCGCGCCACGCTCGACGCCGTGCGCGCCACCGTTCCCGCATCCACCGGGATCGTCGCCGTCCCCGACCACCCCGACGGCGAGACGGAGATGGCGGTGCGCGGGGCCGGCGTGCGCGTCCTTCCCGCGCCCGAATCGCCCGGCGGGGCGGCGTGCTTCAACCGCCTGCTCGGCGGCACCGACGCGGACGTCTGCGTGCTGCTGGAGAGCGGCTGCATCCCGGCGGACGGATGGCTGGAGCGGCTGCTGGACGGCCTTGCCGCCGACCCGCGCAACGGGCTGGCGGGCCCGTCCACCAACCGCTCGTGGAACGCGCAGGGCGCCGAGCCCGCGTGCGGCCCGTCGTCCCAGGCCATCGCCTCGGCGGGGCGGCGGCTGGCGCAGCGGCACGGGGGCGACACGCGCACCCTGGAGCCGCTCTACTCGCTCGCCGACTTCTGCTACGCCGTGCGCCGCGAGGTGTGGGACGCGCTCGGCGCGGCGGACGAGGGGTTCGGCGCGGGGCCGTGCTGGGAGATGGAATACAACGCGCGCGCCGCCCGGGCGGGGTGGCGCGGGGTGTGGGTGCCCGCGGCGTTCATCTGGCGCGCCCCGTTCACCGCCCGCCGCGCCCGCGACGACCGGCGGCTGTTCGATGCCAGCCGGCGCCGCTACCAGGACCGCCTCTGCGGCCTGCGGCTGCGGGGAGATGCCGCGCGGTACGAGACGCACTGCCGTGGCGACGCCTGCGAGCACTTCGCCCCGGCGGCGCTCGTGCAGATCCGCATCGATCCGTCTCCGGTGCCGGTGGTGGCGGATGAACGGCCGGCCACGGCGCCCCCATCGCCCGCCTCGGCCATCGTCCGCTCCCCTGCCCCGCCCACTTCGTCATCGGGAGGTGTGGGCGCGCCGATGGTCAGCTGCATCATGCCGACCGCGGGAAGGCCGGAGTTTGCGCTGCAGGCCATCGGCTACTTCCTGGCGCAGGACTATCCCCGCCGCGAACTGGTCATCCTGGACGACGCGGGGAGCGGCCTGGCGGAGCGCCTCCCGGACGATCCGCGCATTCGCTACGAGGCGCTGCCCGCCGGGCGCAGCATCGGCGCCAAGCGCAACTGGGGCGTGCAGATGGCGCGCGGCGAGATCATCGCCCAGTGGGACGACGACGACTGGTACGCGCCCGGGCGGTTGAGCGCGCAGGCGGCGCCCATCCTGGCGGGCGATGCGGACGTGACGGCCCTGCGGGCGGAAGTGTTCTTCGACCTGGAGCGGTGGGAGTTCTGGAGCTGCACCGACCTGCTTCACCGGCGCCTGTTCGTTCACGACGTGCACGGCGGGACGCTGGCGTATCGGCGCAGTGTGTGGGGCACGAAAGCCACCTATCCCGCCGCCTCGCTGGCCGAGGACGCGGCGTTCCTTTCCCGCGCCGTGCGTGGCGGCGCGCGGCTGAAGCGCATCGACACGCCCGGGCTGTTCGTGTACCTGCGCCACGGCGCCAACGCGTGGAAGTTCGCCTGCGGAAAGCACGTGGACGCCTCCGGGTGGCGCAGGATCGGCGAGCCGCCGCACCTGGGCGAGGCGCGCGCCTTCTATCTCGCCCGCTCGCCCGCCGCGCCCGGCCGCGGGCCATCCCCGGTCGTCCGCGTCGATCGACGCGATCCACCCGGGCGCGACAGCCGCGAAGAATGCGACGGGGTGCCGCTCGTCTCCTGCATGATGGTGACGGCGGACCGAAGGCGCTTCGTGCCGCACGCCATCGACCACTTCCTGCGGCAGACCTGGCCCGCGCGAGAGCTGGTGATCGTGGACGATGGCGCGGATTCGGTGGAAGACCTGGTTCCCGCCGACCCGCGCATCCGCTACCTGCGCACGGCGCGCTCGCCCACGCTGGGGGCCAAGCGCAACCTGGCGTGCTCCCTGGCGCGCGGAAGCCTGCTGGCGCACTGGGACGACGACGACTGGATGGCGGACACGCGAATCGAGGCGCAGGTGTCGGCGCTTCAGAGGGTGGACGCCGAAGTGTGCGGGCTGTCGACGGTGCGCTACTTCGAGCCGGTAGAGGGGCGTGCGTGGGAGTTTCGCTGGGCTGATCGCTCGCGCCGGTGGGTGGGCGGCAACACGCTCCTGTACCGCCGCGCCGCGTGGGAGCGGCGCCCCTTTCCCGAAGTGAACGAGGGCGAAGACACGCGGTGGGTGTGGGCGCTTCCCTCGGTCGTGTCGGTCGCGGACCCGTCCATCTTCGCCGCCCTGGTGCACGCCGGCAACACCAGCCGCAAGCAGACCCGCGGCGCAAACTGGCACCCCATCCCGCTGGACGTCATCAGGACGGCGATGGGCGCCGACTGGTCGCGCTACGCCGCATCGCACGAAAGCCGGCGACTCGTCCCGGCCTGA
- a CDS encoding NPCBM/NEW2 domain-containing protein has translation MTPTATLDTPASALDDFLAPPAPEPPPSTLHLDTLPPASATVGYGELGTGGSLGYEGKTVTVQRTAYSHALSTHPPARVRWELDGEWKTFRCQVALNGDVPTGRSHADFQVYADGRRVAEEYRVSAGAPPRALQADITGARTLELVATTTRWASSHAVWLNPELDRAAPAADVPLLDCLQRVHIHPPAAPIVARRCIATVVSPGFEALLDDLLGSVVANAGCPDARLVVFAVDPDAACRRIAARYGAEVVECTRKAHVNATVKSVMYSTPRVIDAEQFICLDADMLVLDDLDPVFAAIDACAPGAILACREANGFHYDDVEHAVMSVYGGRPGDLARIMGRDGGEGRDRLVVNDGIFAGSRGALQALDSLLREWRGAPRWVDERKDIWWRNQAVFNLAIAHLRCGVELDAVYNVQMNNQEVEMAWEDGRAAARWQGRRARVLHFNGLGRHKCPEWRGLFARAGDPVTGAGGGDGYAAFVAALRGWVGRYGQRALAWSFYGTADGLNGKVRDPGTFPLFGLLHYLVKSNGCARVLETGTARGVSAACLASAVAHRRGAVVVTVDREAFAQRDDLWAALPPAARGCIQPRTGDSLEELDAAIERGERYDAALLDSLHEEEYVYAEFQRAVQLVCPGGLILFHDAFLPGATVDRALLRIEADGYNVTRLWGAECGFAEDDGQGFALVVNRRRAGAGAPQ, from the coding sequence ATGACGCCCACCGCCACGCTCGACACGCCCGCTTCCGCGCTCGACGACTTCCTGGCGCCCCCCGCGCCCGAGCCGCCCCCGTCCACGCTCCACCTCGACACGCTGCCCCCCGCCTCGGCCACGGTGGGCTACGGCGAGCTGGGGACGGGCGGAAGCCTGGGCTACGAGGGCAAGACCGTCACCGTGCAGCGCACCGCCTACTCGCACGCGCTCTCCACCCATCCCCCGGCCCGCGTGCGGTGGGAGCTGGATGGCGAGTGGAAGACGTTCCGCTGCCAGGTGGCGCTGAACGGCGACGTGCCCACCGGGCGCTCGCACGCCGACTTCCAGGTGTACGCCGACGGCCGGCGGGTGGCCGAGGAGTACCGCGTTTCCGCCGGGGCCCCGCCGCGGGCGCTGCAGGCCGACATCACCGGCGCGCGCACGCTGGAGCTGGTGGCCACCACCACGCGCTGGGCGTCGTCCCACGCCGTCTGGCTGAACCCCGAGCTGGACCGCGCCGCGCCGGCCGCGGACGTGCCCCTGCTCGACTGCCTGCAGCGGGTGCACATCCATCCCCCCGCCGCGCCCATCGTGGCCCGGCGCTGCATCGCCACGGTGGTGTCGCCGGGCTTCGAGGCGCTCCTCGACGACCTGCTGGGCTCGGTGGTGGCCAACGCCGGGTGCCCCGACGCGCGGCTGGTGGTATTCGCGGTGGATCCCGACGCCGCGTGCCGCCGCATCGCCGCCCGGTACGGCGCCGAGGTGGTGGAGTGCACCCGCAAGGCGCACGTGAACGCCACCGTGAAGAGCGTGATGTACTCCACCCCCCGGGTGATCGACGCCGAGCAGTTCATTTGCCTGGACGCCGACATGCTGGTGCTCGACGACCTCGATCCCGTCTTCGCCGCCATCGACGCCTGCGCCCCGGGCGCCATCCTGGCCTGCCGCGAGGCCAACGGCTTTCACTACGACGACGTCGAGCACGCCGTGATGTCGGTCTACGGCGGCCGGCCCGGCGACCTGGCGCGCATCATGGGGCGCGACGGCGGCGAGGGGCGCGACCGGCTGGTGGTGAACGACGGCATCTTCGCCGGCAGCCGGGGGGCGCTGCAGGCACTGGATTCCCTGCTCCGCGAGTGGCGGGGCGCGCCACGCTGGGTAGACGAGCGAAAGGACATCTGGTGGCGCAACCAGGCGGTCTTCAACCTGGCCATCGCCCACCTGCGCTGCGGCGTGGAGCTGGACGCCGTGTACAACGTGCAGATGAACAACCAGGAAGTGGAGATGGCCTGGGAAGACGGCCGCGCCGCCGCCCGCTGGCAGGGGCGGCGCGCGCGCGTGCTTCACTTCAACGGCCTGGGCCGCCACAAGTGCCCCGAGTGGCGCGGCCTCTTCGCCAGGGCGGGCGATCCCGTGACGGGCGCGGGCGGGGGCGATGGATACGCGGCGTTCGTCGCGGCCCTGCGCGGATGGGTGGGGCGCTACGGCCAGCGCGCCCTGGCATGGTCGTTCTACGGCACCGCGGACGGATTGAACGGCAAGGTGCGCGATCCGGGAACGTTTCCGCTCTTCGGCCTGCTTCACTACCTGGTGAAGTCCAACGGCTGCGCCCGCGTGCTGGAGACGGGCACCGCGCGAGGCGTTTCCGCGGCGTGCCTGGCCTCGGCCGTGGCGCACCGGCGCGGCGCGGTGGTGGTGACGGTGGACAGGGAGGCGTTCGCGCAGCGCGACGATCTCTGGGCCGCCCTTCCCCCCGCGGCCCGCGGCTGCATCCAGCCGCGCACGGGAGATTCGCTGGAGGAGCTGGATGCCGCCATCGAGCGGGGGGAGCGGTACGACGCAGCGCTGCTGGATTCACTCCACGAGGAGGAATACGTCTACGCCGAGTTCCAGCGGGCAGTGCAGCTCGTCTGCCCCGGCGGGCTGATCCTGTTCCACGATGCCTTCCTGCCGGGAGCGACGGTGGATCGTGCGCTGCTGCGCATCGAGGCCGACGGATACAACGTCACCCGGCTGTGGGGCGCCGAGTGCGGCTTCGCCGAAGACGACGGGCAGGGCTTCGCCCTCGTCGTGAACCGGCGCCGCGCGGGCGCCGGCGCGCCGCAGTGA